A region of Leishmania donovani BPK282A1 complete genome, chromosome 7 DNA encodes the following proteins:
- a CDS encoding acyl-CoA dehydrogenase, mitochondrial precursor, putative, with translation MRRVFSSAPRRYVRHASYAAGLFNFRVVPEELFPYPSRKLDSDESETVQALIEQIRSSDKDLNLAGARIATEYGGLGLGHTAHALVCEEIGTSGDSKLLQTIQHCGFASYLLSTVGSKEVKGKYLTGMSDGKIMMGWATREGCGNDISMNTAKASLTSDGRYVLTGCKRCEFAEGATHYLVLAKALTQTATEAGPMEVSRNTFFILEKNAKGVSVNGGTVRFEDTPAADVVGVVGEGFKDRMITLFTEQYVYAAALLGISKRVVQELRDSVPEQWAADTVASCACIMYAMESSLYALTANLDLPTEDSLLEAALVSVFVQSSTNEWLSILSTATPMSEVLEKCFANARLLLSMMESVDFLYSSAVCCGVEDYGLVFQRTSTLQMVQLRTMRSMGMKDRVPVRELDCSAIDSAVVAFGNAVEATFVRNGSQVPQQQLIINRLGEAASLLYAASASASRAAMCQSKRLPTAKTERELASAFIAMATNRAIQLSEESYNIGMTADDSYKRIAVEMCDEALRS, from the coding sequence ATGCGCCGCGTGTTTTCTTCAGCGCCAAGGCGGTACGTGCGCCATGCCTCGTACGCGGCTGGTCTTTTCAACTTTCGCGTCGTTCCCGAAGAGCTCTTCCCGTATCCTTCCCGGAAGCTGGACAGTGACGAGTCCGAAACTGTGCAGGCGCTCATTGAGCAGATCCGTAGCAGTGACAAGGACCTGAACCTCGCAGGCGCTCGAATCGCCACTGAGTACGGCGGACTGGGGCTAGGGCACACAGCGCACGCTCTCGTCTGTGAGGAGATAGGCACCAGTGGCGACAgcaagctgctgcagacgaTTCAGCACTGTGGCTTCGCGTCTTATTTGCTGTCCACCGTAGGATCGAAGGAAGTGAAAGGGAAGTATCTTACCGGCATGTCCGATGGCAAGATTATGATGGGATGGGCCACACGGGAGGGCTGTGGCAACGACATTAGCATGAACACTGCCAAGGCTTCGCTCACAAGCGACGGCAGGTACGTACTCACAGGGTGCAAACGATGCGAGTTCGCTGAGGGTGCGACGCACTATCTGGTACTGGCCAAGGCGCTGACTCAGAccgcgacggaggcgggGCCGATGGAGGTTTCGCGGAACACCTTCTTTATCTTGGAGAAGAACGCAAAAGGAGTGAGTGTGAATGGGGGAACCGTTCGCTTTGAAGACACTCCCGCTGCTGACGTAGTTGGCGTAGTTGGGGAAGGGTTCAAGGATCGCATGATCACGTTGTTCACTGAGCAGTACGTCTACGCGGCCGCGCTTCTCGGCATTTCGAAGCGGGTCGTGCAAGAGCTGCGGGACAGTGTACCGGAACAGTGGGCTGCTGACACGGTCgcgtcgtgcgcgtgcatcaTGTATGCCATGGAGTCCTCTCTCTACGCTCTAACTGCCAACCTAGATTTGCCCACCGAAGACAGCTTGCTGGAGGCGGCTCTAGTTAGTGTATTCGTGCAGAGCAGCACGAATGAGTGGCTCAGCATTCTGTCGACAGCAACCCCCATGAGCGAGGTGCTGGAAAAGTGCTTTGCAAACGCGCGTCTTCTGTTGTCCATGATGGAGTCCGTAGATTTTCTCTACTCATCTGCCGTCTGCTGCGGAGTTGAGGACTACGGTCTTGTCTTTCAGCGCACGTCTACGTTGCAGATGGTGCAGCTTCGGACAATGCGGTCGATGGGCATGAAGGATCGCGTGCCGGTGCGGGAACTGGACTGCTCCGCCATCGATTCTGCTGTGGTTGCCTTTGGTAACGCTGTGGAGGCCACCTTTGTCCGTAATGGCTCACAGGTGCCTCAACAACAGCTCATCATTAACCGCCTTGGTGAGGCAGCGTCCTTGCTCTACGCCGCCTCTGCGAGTGCGTCGCGAGCAGCCATGTGCCAGAGCAAGCGCCTGCCAACTGCGAAAACTGAAAGGGAACTGGCAAGCGCTTTTATCGCCATGGCCACCAACCGCGCGATTCAGCTCTCTGAGGAGTCCTACAACATCGGAATGACTGCAGATGACTCCTACAAGCGGATTGCGGTGGAGATGTGTGATGAGGCGTTGCGGTCGTAG
- a CDS encoding maoc family dehydratase-like protein, with amino-acid sequence MQAAARRIIRVGAKASKTVKITQRDVVTFGDLIQDHNPIHSDAAAAKAAGFPSPICYGMLAGSLFSGLMATEIPGPNTVYVSQSLRFTRPIFVGDELEVIAEVTQFRRNKGLIEMSTIIQKADPKNPSEKIICIEGFSVGMNKMVDFEGESEWTRRL; translated from the coding sequence ATgcaagcggcagcacgccgcaTCATCCGCGTCGGGGCGAAGGCTTCAAAGACGGTGAAAATCACGCAGAGGGATGTGGTTACTTTTGGGGACCTCATTCAAGACCACAACCCCATTCATAGCGATGCGGCCGCTGCAAAGGCCGCCGGATTCCCATCCCCCATATGCTATGGTATGCTGGCCggctctctcttttccggCTTGATGGCGACGGAAATCCCGGGCCCGAACACGGTGTACGTATCGCAGAGCCTGCGCTTTACAAGACCCATCTTTGTTGGTGATGAGCTGGAGGTGATTGCCGAAGTCACCCAGTTCCGCCGCAACAAGGGGCTCATTGAGATGTCGACCATCATTCAGAAGGCAGACCCTAAGAACCCGAGCGAGAAGATCATCTGTATTGAGGGGTTCTCGGTAGGAATGAACAAGATGGTGGACTTCGAAGGGGAGAGCGAGTGGACGCGTCGGCTTTAG
- a CDS encoding ATP-dependent DEAD/H RNA helicase, putative, giving the protein MSDYGDAQHNGGDSGGRGEGGYGGPRDGGYGGPRDGGYGGGYGGGRGGDRYRSGGYGGGRGYGGGYGGGRGGDRYHDRHGGLGSNLHRIDWDAVQKVATQWNFYKPQKPRSEEEIATWLRENSITIYGDRVPQPMLEFSDLVAPDAIHQAFMDAGFQKPTPIQSVSWPVLLNSRDIVGVAKTGSGKTMAFMIPAALHIMAQPPLQPGDGPIALVLAPTRELAVQIETETRKALTRVPSIMTTCVYGGTPKGPQQRALRAGVHVCIATPGRLIDLLETNCTNLLRVTYLTLDEADRMLDMGFEDQIRKICSQIRTDRQTLMFSATWPREIRNLAASFQKDFVRVHIGSEELVANADVHQHVFVVEGYHKEEKMEEILRQVGPQRVLVFVKTKKSCDILQDRLGRALRQTVLAIHGDKLQSSRDYVLDRFRKDERAILVATDVAARGLDIKDLDVVVNYDMPLNIEDYVHRIGMLTDFRPLTVSLAPIPSVYLSLCVCVCRFLFCCVSLCYPCCRTTPATASAADIATFFPSTSLASSSACQIRLC; this is encoded by the coding sequence ATGTCGGACTACGGCGACGCTCAgcacaacggcggcgacagcggtggccgcggcgagGGTGGCTACGGCGGTCCCCGTGACGGTGGCTACGGCGGTCCCCGTGATGGTGGCTACGGTGGCGGCTATGGAGGCGGTCGTGGCGGGGATCGctaccgcagcggcggctacggtggtggccgtggctACGGTGGcggctacggcggcggccgcggtggagaTCGCTACCATgaccgccacggcggctTGGGCTCCAACCTGCACCGGATCGACTGGGACGCCGTGCAGAAGGTGGCGACGCAATGGAACTTCTACAAACCGCAGAAGCcgcgcagcgaggaggagattgCGACGTGGCTGCGCGAGAACAGCATCACCATCTACGGTGACcgcgtgccgcagccgaTGCTCGAATTTTCCGACCTGGTTGCCCCAGATGCCATTCATCAGGCTTTCATGGACGCCGGATTCCAGAAGCCGACCCCGATTCAGTCCGTCTCCTGGCCGGTCCTGTTGAACTCGCGTGACATCGTCGGCGTGGCCAAGACAGGCTCTGGCAAGACGATGGCCTTCATGATTCCCGCGGCCCTGCACATTATGGCGCAGCCTCCGCTGCAGCCTGGCGACGGTCCCATCGCCCTCGTCCTCGCCCCGACCCGCGAACTGGCGGTGCAGATcgagacagagacacgcaAGGCTTTGACGCGCGTGCCGAGCATTATGACGACGTGCGTGTATGGCGGCACCCCGAaggggccgcagcagcgcgccctGCGCGCCGGTGTGCACGTCTGCATTGCAACGCCAGGTCGCCTGATTGACCTGCTGGAGACGAACTGCACGAATCTGCTGCGTGTCACCTACCTCACCCTCGACGAGGCGGATCGCATGCTTGATATGGGTTTCGAAGACCAAATCCGCAAGATCTGCTCTCAGATTCGCACAGACCGCCAGACGCTCATGTTCTCGGCGACGTGGCCGCGCGAGATCCGAAACCTCGCCGCCAGCTTCCAGAAGGACTTTGTCCGTGTACACATCGGCTCCGAGGAGCTTGTGGCCAACGCTGATGTCCACCAGCACGTCTTCGTCGTTGAGGGATATCACAAGGAGGAGAAGATGGAGGAGATTCTTCGCCAGGTCGGACCGCAGCGCGTACTCGTCTTTGTGAAGACAAAGAAGTCGTGCGACATTTTGCAGGACCGCCTtggccgcgcgctgcggcagacgGTGCTCGCCATTCACGGTGACAAGCTGCAGTCCAGCCGCGACTACGTACTGGACCGCTTCCGCAAAGACGAGCGCGCGATCCTCGTCGCCAccgacgtggcggcgcgcggtCTCGATATCAAGGACTTGGACGTGGTGGTGAATTACGATATGCCACTGAACATCGAAGATTATGTGCATCGTATTGGTATGTTGACGGACTTCCGCCCTCTCACGGTATCGCTAGCCCCGATCCCCTCTGTGTatctgtctctgtgtgtgtgtgtgtgccgctttCTCTTCTGTTGTGTCTCATTGTGCTACCCGTGCTGTCGCACCACGCCTGCAactgcctctgccgcggaCATCGCCACCTTCTTTCCTTCCACCTCGCTCGCGTCTTCTTCAGCTTGCCAAATCCGCTTATGCTAA
- a CDS encoding maoc family dehydratase-like protein: MSSETAPLVIRVGSRATRTVHISQENVNTFGDVIDDHNPIHSDPEVAKAAGFPTTICYGMYAGSLFSGLMAKEMPGPGTVYLSQNLRFTAPVFVGDDLDVIVEVREFRKDKGLISLSNIVQKTDPSTGKTTVCVEGSAVVMNKTLQFEGESEWSVTK, encoded by the coding sequence ATGTCCAGCGAGACTGCACCACTTGTCATCCGTGTGGGCTCACGGGCGACCAGGACAGTCCACATCAGCCAAGAGAATGTCAACACCTTCGGCGACGTCATTGACGACCACAACCCCATTCACAGTGACCCGGAGGTGGCTAAGGCGGCGGGGTTTCCCACCACTATTTGCTACGGCATGTACGCCGGCTCGCTCTTCTCCGGTCTCATGGCGAAGGAGATGCCCGGCCCTGGCACTGTGTATCTGTCACAGAACTTGCGCTTCACCGCCCCGGTGTtcgtcggcgacgacctCGATGTCATCGTGGAAGTCCGAGAGTTCCGCAAGGATAAGGgtctcatctctctctccaacATCGTACAAAAGACGGACCCCTCGACCGGCAAGACAACCGTGTGCGTTGAAGGGTCTGCCGTGGTCATGAACAAGACTCTGCAGTTTGAGGGGGAGAGTGAGTGGTCTGTGACGAAgtag